The Thermus brockianus genome window below encodes:
- a CDS encoding quinone oxidoreductase family protein, which yields MRAIRVHEVGGPEALRLEELPLPKPGPGEVLVRLEAIGVNYIDTYKRKGLYPMPLPFTLGEEGAGVVEQVGEGVLGVRPGDRVAFANVQGAYAEYQLVPAERLVPIPEGLSPKLAAAVLLQGMTVHYLLKSTYPVGPGTQVLVHAAAGGVGTLLVQWAKRLGATVYATASTEEKRALARSLGADYALPYEGFAQAVKALSGGGVDVVYDGVGQATFLESLEALRPRGYLVLFGQSSGPVPPQDPQILNRKGSLFLTRPTLHHYTASRKELLWRAGEVFQAVREGWLKVLIGAEFPLEKAQEAHEALEGRKTTGKVLLIP from the coding sequence ATGCGGGCGATCCGGGTACACGAGGTGGGCGGGCCCGAGGCGTTGCGGCTAGAGGAGCTTCCCCTCCCCAAGCCGGGGCCGGGGGAGGTTTTGGTCCGGTTGGAGGCCATCGGGGTCAACTACATTGACACCTACAAGCGGAAGGGCCTCTACCCCATGCCCCTCCCCTTCACCCTCGGCGAGGAGGGGGCTGGGGTGGTGGAGCAGGTGGGGGAAGGGGTCCTGGGCGTGCGCCCGGGGGACCGGGTGGCCTTCGCCAACGTGCAGGGCGCTTACGCCGAGTACCAGCTCGTCCCTGCCGAGCGTCTGGTGCCCATCCCCGAGGGGCTCAGCCCCAAACTGGCGGCGGCGGTCCTCCTCCAGGGGATGACCGTGCACTACCTCCTGAAGAGCACCTACCCCGTGGGGCCGGGGACCCAGGTCCTGGTGCACGCCGCCGCGGGAGGGGTGGGCACCCTCCTCGTCCAGTGGGCCAAGCGGCTTGGGGCCACGGTCTACGCCACGGCCAGCACGGAGGAGAAGCGGGCCCTGGCGCGCTCCTTGGGGGCGGACTACGCCCTCCCCTACGAGGGCTTCGCCCAGGCGGTGAAGGCCCTTTCCGGGGGCGGGGTGGATGTGGTCTACGACGGGGTGGGGCAGGCCACCTTCCTGGAGAGCCTCGAGGCCCTCCGCCCCCGGGGCTACCTGGTCCTCTTCGGCCAGTCCTCGGGTCCCGTGCCGCCCCAGGACCCCCAGATCCTGAACCGCAAGGGAAGCCTCTTCCTCACCCGCCCCACCCTCCACCACTACACGGCAAGCCGCAAGGAGCTCCTTTGGCGGGCGGGGGAGGTTTTCCAGGCGGTGCGGGAAGGGTGGCTTAAGGTCCTCATCGGGGCCGAGTTCCCCCTGGAAAAGGCCCAGGAGGCCCACGAGGCCCTGGAGGGGAGGAAGACCACGGGGAAGGTCCTCCTAATCCCCTAG
- a CDS encoding NADH:flavin oxidoreductase/NADH oxidase: MSLLFTPLALRGVRLKNRLAMSPMCQYSATEDGKVTDWHLLHYPTRALGGVGLVLLEATAVLPEGRISPFDLGIWSEEHLPGLAELARRIREAGAVPGIQLAHAGRKAGVARPWEGGKPLGWRVVGPSPIPFAEGYPVPEPLDEGGMERVLEAFVEGARRALRAGFQVVELHMAHGYLLSSFLSPLSNRREDAYGGSLEGRMRFPLRVAQAVREALPEEVPLFVRVSATDWAEGGWGLEDTLTFAQRLKALGVDLLDCSSGGVVPGVRVPVAPGFQVPFADAVRKRVGLRTGAVGLITAPEQAETLLQAGSADLVLLGRVLLRDPYFPLRAAQALGARAEVPPQYARAF, from the coding sequence ATGTCCCTTCTCTTTACCCCTCTAGCGCTTCGCGGCGTGCGGCTCAAAAACCGCCTGGCCATGTCCCCCATGTGCCAGTACTCGGCCACGGAGGACGGGAAGGTCACGGACTGGCACCTCCTCCACTACCCTACCCGGGCCCTAGGGGGCGTGGGGCTCGTGCTCCTCGAGGCCACCGCTGTCCTCCCCGAGGGGCGCATCAGCCCCTTTGACCTGGGCATCTGGTCGGAGGAGCACCTCCCGGGCCTTGCGGAGCTAGCCCGCCGCATCCGGGAGGCGGGGGCGGTGCCGGGCATCCAGCTGGCCCACGCCGGGCGCAAGGCGGGGGTGGCGAGGCCCTGGGAAGGGGGAAAGCCCTTGGGCTGGCGGGTGGTGGGGCCAAGCCCCATCCCTTTTGCCGAGGGCTACCCCGTGCCCGAGCCCCTGGACGAGGGGGGGATGGAAAGGGTTTTGGAGGCTTTCGTGGAAGGGGCGAGGCGGGCCCTGAGGGCGGGCTTCCAGGTGGTGGAGCTCCACATGGCCCACGGCTACCTCCTCTCCTCCTTCCTCTCCCCCCTGAGCAACCGGCGGGAGGACGCCTATGGAGGGAGCCTGGAAGGCCGCATGCGCTTCCCCCTAAGGGTGGCCCAGGCGGTGCGGGAGGCCCTGCCCGAGGAGGTTCCCCTCTTCGTGCGGGTTTCCGCCACGGACTGGGCGGAAGGGGGGTGGGGCCTGGAGGACACCCTGACCTTCGCCCAAAGGCTTAAGGCCCTAGGGGTGGACCTTTTGGACTGCTCCAGCGGGGGCGTGGTGCCTGGGGTGCGGGTGCCGGTGGCCCCTGGGTTTCAGGTGCCCTTCGCCGATGCCGTGCGCAAACGGGTGGGGCTTCGCACGGGGGCCGTGGGCCTCATCACCGCCCCTGAACAGGCGGAAACCCTCCTCCAGGCGGGTAGCGCCGACCTCGTCCTCCTGGGGCGGGTCCTCCTCCGCGACCCTTACTTCCCCTTGCGGGCGGCCCAGGCCCTGGGGGCCAGGGCGGAGGTCCCTCCCCAGTACGCCCGGGCCTTTTAG
- a CDS encoding NUDIX hydrolase, whose product MRREILVVAAILLDRQGRVLLVGNDWGRKGQVRYTLPGGTVEPGETVLEALAREVREETGLWVKAVEHLAYVIQVEDRRKNERTLAMAFKASYEGLLNPKDPDGHIVEARFFTPEEVAAKLAGHRPLQEPLLDYLSGERGRFYAYTGWGQPGVRV is encoded by the coding sequence ATGCGCCGCGAGATCCTGGTGGTGGCGGCCATCCTCCTGGACCGCCAGGGCCGGGTTCTCTTGGTGGGGAACGACTGGGGCCGCAAGGGCCAGGTGCGCTATACCCTTCCCGGGGGCACGGTGGAGCCGGGGGAGACGGTACTGGAGGCCCTGGCCCGGGAGGTGCGGGAGGAGACGGGGCTTTGGGTTAAGGCGGTGGAGCACCTGGCCTACGTGATCCAGGTGGAGGACCGGCGCAAGAACGAGCGCACCCTGGCCATGGCCTTCAAGGCCAGCTACGAGGGGCTTTTAAACCCCAAGGACCCCGATGGGCACATCGTGGAGGCCCGCTTTTTCACCCCGGAAGAGGTGGCGGCCAAGCTGGCCGGCCACCGCCCCTTGCAGGAACCCCTTCTGGATTACCTCTCCGGGGAGCGGGGGCGGTTTTACGCCTACACCGGCTGGGGCCAACCGGGGGTGCGGGTCTAG
- the prfA gene encoding peptide chain release factor 1 — translation MLDKLARLEEEYRELEALLADPEVLKDPGRYQNLSRRYAEMGEIIALIRDYRKVLEDLEGLETLLEDPDLKEEAKAEKERLLARKDELERELERHLLPKDPMDERDAIVEIRAGTGGEEAALFARDLLEMYLRFAEEMGFETEILDSNPTDLGGFSKVVFEVRGPGAYGTFKYESGVHRVQRVPATETQGRIHTSTATVAVLPKAEEADFQLNMDEIRIDVMRASGPGGQGVNTTDSAVRVVHLPTGIMVTCQDSRSQIKNREKALMILRSRLLEMKRAEEAEKLRQTRLAQIGTGERSEKIRTYNFPQSRVTDHRIGFTTHDLEGVLSGHLQPLLEALKRADQERQLEAMTEA, via the coding sequence ATGCTGGATAAGCTCGCGCGCCTAGAAGAAGAGTACCGGGAGCTGGAAGCGCTCCTTGCCGACCCCGAGGTCCTAAAGGACCCCGGGCGCTACCAGAACCTTTCCCGGCGCTACGCTGAGATGGGGGAGATCATCGCCCTCATCCGGGACTACCGCAAGGTGCTGGAGGACCTCGAGGGCCTGGAAACCCTCCTGGAGGACCCCGACCTGAAGGAGGAGGCCAAGGCGGAGAAGGAACGGCTTCTTGCCCGGAAGGACGAGCTGGAGCGGGAGCTTGAGCGCCACCTCCTGCCCAAAGACCCCATGGACGAGCGGGACGCCATCGTGGAGATCCGGGCCGGCACCGGGGGGGAGGAGGCGGCCCTTTTTGCCCGGGACCTCTTGGAGATGTACCTCCGCTTCGCCGAGGAGATGGGGTTTGAAACGGAGATCCTGGACTCCAACCCCACGGACCTTGGCGGCTTTTCCAAGGTGGTTTTTGAGGTGCGGGGTCCGGGCGCTTACGGCACCTTCAAGTACGAGAGCGGGGTCCACCGGGTGCAGCGGGTTCCGGCCACGGAAACCCAGGGGCGGATCCACACCTCCACGGCCACGGTGGCCGTCTTGCCCAAGGCGGAGGAGGCGGACTTCCAGCTCAACATGGACGAGATCCGCATTGACGTGATGCGGGCCTCGGGGCCTGGGGGGCAGGGGGTGAACACCACGGACTCTGCCGTGCGGGTGGTGCACCTGCCCACGGGGATCATGGTCACCTGCCAGGATTCCCGGAGCCAGATTAAAAACCGGGAGAAGGCCCTCATGATCCTAAGGAGCCGCCTCCTGGAAATGAAGCGGGCGGAGGAGGCGGAAAAGCTCCGCCAGACCCGCCTGGCCCAGATTGGCACCGGGGAGCGCTCGGAGAAGATCCGCACCTATAACTTCCCCCAGTCCCGGGTCACGGACCACCGCATCGGCTTCACCACCCACGACCTCGAGGGCGTCCTCTCGGGCCACCTCCAGCCCCTTTTGGAGGCCCTCAAGCGGGCTGACCAGGAGCGCCAGCTGGAGGCCATGACGGAAGCGTGA
- a CDS encoding ZIP family metal transporter yields the protein MDTPVLHALLGGLFTWGLTAVGAASVFLAQEPSRKLLDGMLGFAAGVMLAASVFSLLLPGMEMAEAQGQNPLVPAVVGFLLGGALLRLLDRFLPHIHLMPEARAEGLPTHWRRTTLLILAITLHNFPEGLAVGVAFGAADLDPTGAASLGAAIALAVGIGLQNLPEGLAVAWPLRRAGVGAGLAFFYGQLSAIVEPLGAVLGALLVGQMMALLPYLMALAAGAMVFVIVEEVIPESQAEGNGDVSTFGVMVGFATMMALDVALG from the coding sequence ATGGACACCCCGGTCCTCCACGCCCTCCTGGGCGGCCTTTTCACCTGGGGGCTGACCGCAGTGGGAGCCGCCAGCGTTTTTCTCGCCCAAGAGCCCAGCCGCAAACTTCTGGACGGCATGCTAGGTTTCGCCGCCGGGGTGATGCTGGCAGCGAGCGTCTTCTCCCTCCTCCTGCCGGGGATGGAGATGGCGGAAGCCCAAGGGCAAAACCCCCTCGTTCCGGCGGTGGTGGGCTTCCTCCTGGGCGGGGCCTTGCTGCGCCTTTTGGACCGCTTTCTTCCCCACATCCACCTCATGCCGGAGGCCAGGGCGGAGGGCCTCCCCACCCATTGGCGGCGCACCACCCTTCTCATCCTGGCCATCACCCTGCACAACTTCCCCGAGGGGCTGGCGGTGGGGGTAGCCTTCGGGGCTGCGGACCTGGACCCCACAGGAGCGGCAAGCCTGGGGGCAGCTATTGCCCTAGCCGTGGGCATTGGGCTGCAAAACCTGCCCGAGGGCCTCGCCGTGGCCTGGCCCCTGCGGCGGGCAGGGGTGGGGGCGGGGCTCGCCTTCTTCTACGGCCAGCTTTCCGCCATCGTGGAACCCCTGGGAGCGGTCTTAGGAGCGCTTTTGGTGGGGCAGATGATGGCCCTCCTTCCCTACCTCATGGCCTTGGCGGCGGGGGCCATGGTCTTCGTCATCGTGGAGGAGGTGATCCCGGAAAGCCAGGCGGAAGGGAACGGGGACGTGTCCACCTTCGGGGTCATGGTGGGCTTCGCCACCATGATGGCCCTGGACGTGGCCTTGGGCTAG
- a CDS encoding dolichyl-phosphate-mannose-protein mannosyltransferase — translation MADFRDFLEKTKETVRSVADEAEKRLLELKDKLDQDKDGRPDVVERALEEAKKALEEAKARLRELDQDQDGLPDQLKGLAEAAKKAAETAKAKAEEAARLLRERLGRG, via the coding sequence ATGGCGGATTTCAGAGATTTCTTGGAAAAGACCAAGGAGACGGTGCGGTCCGTGGCCGATGAGGCGGAGAAGCGCCTCTTGGAGCTCAAGGACAAGCTGGACCAGGACAAGGATGGCCGGCCCGACGTGGTGGAGCGGGCCTTGGAGGAGGCCAAGAAGGCGCTGGAGGAGGCGAAGGCCCGCCTGAGGGAGTTGGACCAGGACCAGGACGGACTACCCGACCAGCTCAAAGGCTTGGCGGAGGCGGCCAAGAAGGCGGCGGAGACCGCCAAGGCCAAGGCGGAGGAGGCCGCCCGCCTCCTTCGGGAGCGCCTGGGCCGGGGCTAG
- a CDS encoding SCO family protein, which translates to MRWLGLSLALLALLGVAYLFLPKGHSFYGTRLMQPKPVDFALQGPGDPVRLADFQDKVVLLFFGYVHCPDVCPTTLLALKRAYEKLSPKEQERVQVVFVSVDPERDPPEVADRYAKAFHPRFLGLSGSPEAIREVAQGFGVYYQKTQYRGPGEYLVDHTATTFVVQGGKLVLLFSPDKVEATDKVVADLRALL; encoded by the coding sequence ATGAGGTGGCTTGGGCTTTCCCTTGCCCTCTTGGCCCTCCTGGGGGTGGCCTACCTTTTCCTGCCCAAGGGCCATAGCTTCTACGGCACCAGGCTCATGCAGCCTAAGCCCGTGGACTTTGCCCTGCAAGGCCCAGGGGACCCTGTGCGCTTGGCCGATTTCCAGGACAAGGTGGTCCTCCTCTTCTTCGGCTACGTGCACTGCCCCGATGTCTGCCCCACCACCCTTCTCGCCTTGAAGCGGGCTTACGAGAAGCTTTCCCCGAAGGAGCAGGAAAGGGTGCAGGTGGTCTTCGTCAGCGTGGACCCAGAGCGGGACCCGCCCGAGGTGGCGGACCGCTACGCCAAGGCCTTCCATCCCCGCTTCCTGGGCCTTTCCGGAAGCCCCGAGGCCATCCGGGAGGTGGCCCAGGGCTTTGGCGTCTACTACCAGAAGACCCAGTACCGGGGGCCCGGGGAGTACCTGGTGGACCACACCGCCACCACCTTCGTGGTACAAGGGGGGAAGCTTGTCCTCCTCTTCAGCCCGGACAAGGTGGAGGCCACGGACAAGGTGGTGGCGGACCTTAGGGCCTTGTTGTAG
- a CDS encoding copper chaperone PCu(A)C, giving the protein MRRWMALPFLLGLALAQEVRLVEGWVRYPASLAVTAAYLTLENPGERPLRLLGAEAAWAERVELHGTFHQEKDGKMVMGMRPVDFAEVPPKGRLVLKPGGYHLMLFNLKRPLKLGEKVELVLKFQNGTQLKVLLPVEAR; this is encoded by the coding sequence ATGCGGCGTTGGATGGCACTCCCCTTTCTTCTCGGTCTGGCCCTGGCCCAGGAGGTGCGGCTGGTGGAGGGGTGGGTCCGTTACCCGGCTAGCCTGGCCGTTACCGCTGCGTACCTAACCTTGGAGAACCCGGGTGAACGCCCTTTGCGCCTTTTGGGGGCGGAGGCGGCGTGGGCCGAGCGGGTGGAGCTTCACGGCACCTTCCACCAGGAAAAAGACGGCAAGATGGTCATGGGAATGCGGCCTGTGGACTTCGCGGAGGTCCCGCCCAAGGGAAGGCTTGTCCTCAAGCCGGGCGGGTACCACCTCATGCTCTTCAACCTCAAGCGGCCCCTCAAGCTGGGGGAAAAGGTGGAGCTTGTCCTGAAGTTCCAAAACGGCACCCAGCTTAAGGTGCTCCTGCCCGTGGAGGCCCGATGA